Part of the Streptomyces sp. NBC_01264 genome, CGACCCGGCGGGCGACAACGCCAAGCCGGCCGGAGCGGTCGCCGCTCCCTCCCAGGCCCCCTCCTCGGGCGACGGCTACGGCTCGGAGGCCGACGCGGCCGGTGCCGCCGGCGACGCCAAGCCCGGCGGTCAACTGGCCATCGCCCAGGACGAGAAGCTCGGCTCCGTCCTCACCGACAGCGCGGGCTTCACCCTCTACCGCTTCGACAAGGACACCGCCAAGCCGTCGAAGTCCAACTGCGACGGGGACTGCGCGAGGACCTGGCCGGTGGTCGCGGCCGGAGACGACACCGCCGCGGCGGGCATGGACCCGGCGCTGCTGGGCGAGGTGGTCCGTACCGACGGCAGCAAGCAACTGACGGTGGCGGGCTGGCCCGTGTACCGGTTCAGCAAGGACACCAAGGCGGGCGACACCAACGGGCAGGGCGTCGGCGGGACCTGGTTCGCGGCGGCCCCCGACGGCAAGAAGGCGGCCAAGGCGGCCCCCGCGCCCGGCGGCGCGGGCCAGGCCTCCGGCGCGCTGACCGTGGCCAAGGACCCCAAGCTCGGCGAACACATCGTCGACGGCAACGGAATGACCGTCTACCGGTTCAAGCCGGACACCGCGTGGCCCATGGTCTCCAAGTGCGAGGGCGCCTGCGTGGCCAAGTGGCCGGTCGTCCCGCCGGTGGACCAGGCGAACACCAAGGGGATCATCGAGAAGAACTACCTGGTGCTCGACCGCCCCGACGGCAAGAAGCAGCAGACCGTGAACTGCTGGCCGGTCTACACCTTCACCGGTGACAAGAAGGCCGGCGACATCAACGGCCAGGGCGTCGGCGGCACCTGGTACGCGGTCGCCCCCGACGGCAAGCTGATCACCGTCCAGTAGGCCCCCGCCCGGGCTTCCGCCTGCCGGCGCCCGTCCGACCACCCGACCGTCCGACCACCTGACCGCGCGGCCCCCGCCCCCCTCCCCCCGGGCGGGGGCCGCGCACCGTTCCGCCCCGGCCGGGCGGAACCTAGACTCCGCATCATGCTGCGCGTACTGGCCGTCGACGACGAGAAGCCCCTGCTCGAAGAGCTCCTCTACCTGCTGCGCTCGGACCCCCGGGTGCTCAGCGCCGAGGGTGCCTCGGACGCCACCGAGGCGCTGCGCCGGATCACCCGGGCGCTGGAGAGTGGGCCGGACGGTGCCGACGGCATCGACGTGGTCTTCCTCGACATCCACATGGCGGGGCTGACCGGGCTGGACGTCGCCCGGCTGCTGGCCGGGTTCGCGCGGCCGCCGCTGATCGTGTTCGTCACCGCGCACGAGGGGTTCGCCGTACAGGCCTTCGACCTCAAGGCCGTGGACTACGTGCTCAAGCCCGTACGGCCGGAGCGGCTGGCCGAGGCCGTGCGGCAGGCCTGGGCGCAGTCCGGCCGGTCCGGGGAGCAGCCCGTGGCGGCCGCCCCCGAGGCGGTGCCCGCGGTGCCCGCCGTACCGGCGGCCCGCGCGGCCGTCGCCAAGACCCCCGGGGCCCCCGTCGCGGCGGGCGCCGGGGCCTCCGCAGCCCGCGGCGCGGACCGCGCGCACGACCAGATCGCCGTCGAACTGGGCGGAGTCACCCGCTTCGTGGCGATCGCGGACATCACGTACGTGGAGGCCCAGGGCGACTACGCCCGGCTGCACACCGACGAGGGCACCAGCCATCTGGTGCGGATCCCGCTGGCCACCCTGGAGGAGCGGTGGGCGGCGCGCGGCTTCGTCCGCATCCACCGCCGCCACCTGGTCGCACTGGCCCGCATCGACGAACTGCGGCTGGACGCGGGCACCACCACGGTCCGCGTCGGCGCGGCCGAACTCCAGGTGAGCCGCAGGCACACACGGGAGCTGCGGGACCTGCTGATGCGCCAGGCCATGGGCTGAACCGCCCCGGGCCGGGGCGGAGCCCCGAGGGGGCCCGCGCCGACCGCCCGGCGCTGCGGCGGACCGTTCACCGTGCGGGCAGGTGCGTACGGCGATCCGCCCG contains:
- a CDS encoding SCO0930 family lipoprotein translates to MGIKRGTTLAAVAAVVALTATACGGSDPAGDNAKPAGAVAAPSQAPSSGDGYGSEADAAGAAGDAKPGGQLAIAQDEKLGSVLTDSAGFTLYRFDKDTAKPSKSNCDGDCARTWPVVAAGDDTAAAGMDPALLGEVVRTDGSKQLTVAGWPVYRFSKDTKAGDTNGQGVGGTWFAAAPDGKKAAKAAPAPGGAGQASGALTVAKDPKLGEHIVDGNGMTVYRFKPDTAWPMVSKCEGACVAKWPVVPPVDQANTKGIIEKNYLVLDRPDGKKQQTVNCWPVYTFTGDKKAGDINGQGVGGTWYAVAPDGKLITVQ
- a CDS encoding LytR/AlgR family response regulator transcription factor; amino-acid sequence: MLRVLAVDDEKPLLEELLYLLRSDPRVLSAEGASDATEALRRITRALESGPDGADGIDVVFLDIHMAGLTGLDVARLLAGFARPPLIVFVTAHEGFAVQAFDLKAVDYVLKPVRPERLAEAVRQAWAQSGRSGEQPVAAAPEAVPAVPAVPAARAAVAKTPGAPVAAGAGASAARGADRAHDQIAVELGGVTRFVAIADITYVEAQGDYARLHTDEGTSHLVRIPLATLEERWAARGFVRIHRRHLVALARIDELRLDAGTTTVRVGAAELQVSRRHTRELRDLLMRQAMG